agagtatgtgtatgtatgtgagtgtgtgtaagaaaagaaCATTGTGCTTTGTACCGAAAGTCTGCTACATTATCAGAaaagtattttatacaattattctcacaataagtcattttgattattttaaacCCCTGTTGAGAgaagtagatagatagaaagagaatGCATTTTGTTGTCTGGTgtttaacacatttacacaagcttataaaacattatatatatatatatatatatatatatatatatatatatatatatatatatatatatatatatagcctgATCAAGCCCGATCAATATTGTTCCTGCTGTTGTCAGCCTACAAAGTCAAAGTAATTAAGCTCAGTCTAGCATAAGGTCATCATAGATTCACAGCAACTGGGTGCTATCTTAGTTAGTCGACATATGAGATTCAGCTTGAAAACAACTGTTTAAGATGCATCAAAAAATACTACAATGACTTTGTagcttaaaaaattaaatgtagacTGTTTAAATAGGTTACATATGATTATATACAGGTGACAACAGTACAAAATAGCAGAGTGGTTGAATTGCTTTATGGTTGAACTGGTATATCTGCTGTAATGAAGAGACAACTGGGAAAGCATTTTATTCCTAATGTTACAACTCGTGAAATTGTGTCAAAATCATCAAAAGATGAACTTAAACTTCCGAAACATCAACATCTTTTTTCTCATCAGGATCTATCACATCACCATCTCAACCAACGCAACTCCGGATGTTCATCTTGGTATGTACATTATcttttcttccaaaaaaaaacctgtggtGTGAATCCTGGAACATTTCAGATTTATACATGTAATTGTTGAATTCCTCTTTGAAAGGTAATTATTGTCCCAATTATTTCCACAGGAACAGCAATGACTTCCCTAAATATGGTTCCCAAAATCAGCCAGATCATCATCAAAACGTTGTGGGCACCGCATGCAACAAAGGTGTCCTCACAGAGGGGACCATctcctcatcttcttcctcttccactgcatctttgttttcagAGTCCAGTTTGGACAGTGAGTGGCATTTCCTGCTAAACAAACACCAGCATTCTGTGTCCTGTTCCAACCTTCCAGAAGCAAGGATATTTCAAGATGAGGCATCTGGGAACATAGACTTTGATCTAAGTGACTTAGCACTGAATATTCACCACAAACAACAGAAGCAACAGCATTTTGGTCATTCTGGACTGCAACAACAGGTTTCTGAGCGAGGACTGAGGAAATCACCACTGTTCAGATGCCAGAGCAAAATTGAAGAGGGGCTTCTGCAGAGCGTAAACCAAGAACACAGTACTAAGGCATATGGGAGACCCCATCCATTGGACCTCAACCATCTTTACAAGACTACCAGCCTGGGACAAAACCTTGCTGTTAAGGATAAGGCTGCTGCAACAGTAAATATGGCAAGacctaaaagggctgtctcatCTATTCAGCTGCCAAGCAAAGGTATTCTTAAAAACAAAGATGACGGGCAGAAGCACGGAAGCTTCCGGAAAGCCAAGTCAATGGAAGCACTGTCCACTAAGGGACAAAGTACTAATCCTCATATGCAGAGTTCTGTCGAGGCACTGAGAGATAACTTTGTAAAAGGGAAGACCGAGTTCTCTGCCTTTCTGGATGAGATTACCAGGAAGGTTATCAGCCCTTCAAGACTCAGCTCTTTCAGGAGCAATCCCAGCCATACGCCGACATCTCAGTTGCCTCAGGAAGACCGTACGCAGCCTGCTAAAACATCCAACCAGGAACGAGAAGATTTACAGAAAACATCCAAACAGCACAATGTCCAGTCTATGCAATCCAACAATGAAAAAGGAAGAACTGGTTATAATAAACATGGTCAGAAACAACAAACTGGTAGCTCTTCGGGTCTGCCACACCGTCATCAGCGCCAAAAGCACCAAGGAAAATACAGCCAGCTCCTCAGTGAAGGTACCAGCACCAGTTCTGAGTCCATCCTGCAGGAGAAGCAGCATCAAGCTAAAGGCAAATTGGGTTATAATGATGGTTATGGCATATGTAGAGAGCTTGATATTAAGCAAAATGTCTCATCTCTGCCTGCTGCACTGGGCATGCAGTTCACAAAAAAATCTCCTACAATGATTTCCCCAAACCTGGAGAATATTAGCAAGCGCAAATTCATGGGATACAGAAGACACACCAAACAATTGCACAGGGTgagtctgaaaaataaaatttggtatatattatattcataatatttttcAATGTATGATATTTGAATACAGGTATAAACATACGTATGTTACTCTTAGCATCTAAAATAATCTCAACCCTACTTCTATTATATGCTTTTATATCcttgtttttctgattttaacacatttataaaaatgacgatatttttaaaagcttgagttatttgagatttttaaaaaaaacatgcaagcacttaatgaatattataatattatttacagcTTTCTAGTATTTATTTGGCAGTTTGCAGTTCATTTCAAGAGACAAAAGAGGGAACTATGTTTGTTCATTAGTCCAGGTTCAGTGAATCTGGGTGAATCAATGATCCATCCGGAAGCACATGACTTTGAAAATCAATTTTTTGTTTATCATCTTTCACCCCTCATGCCTCTGCCCTTCATGCCCAGGATTCAGTGAGTAGCATGAACAAAGCCGAGTGAGTGTTTTTCCCCATCTGCTCTATTACTTCCCACTATTGATTTTCATTATTCTGATATCTGTTGTGCATTGTGTGTTCTATAATCTGAAAGCCAGCTAGCAGCGAAATTAATCGATCTTTTTTTGCCAATGTTGATCATCAGCAGTTTTGTAACACAGACATGTTTACTGTTCTGTCATACAAGATGAAAAATCCTAAGTATCTTGGAATTAAGAAGAAtctggtgtgtgttattttgacCCTAATAAAAAATCCCATAATGCCTTGCAGATTGCCAGAGCACTACGACAAGGACCTACATGAGAatttgctgcagatggtgtcatgCATTCAAAACATGGAGGCAGAGCTACAGTGTACCAAGACAGAATTAAGCAGGATTAAAGAGAAATGCAAAAAGTgagaaagattttaaaaatgttgtaattgtattttaatattacCCACAGCATTCAGAATAAAGACAACGgcattattaaaaatacacagGTAATGTTAAAAATTAACAGATTTtcaaaagagtaaaaaaaaaaaaaaaaaacactgccaaATTTAATTACTCAAATTTTGTACTGTGATGTTTTTCTAAACCTGTGATATAAGAACGATATTGCAAACTATAATTCTTATAATAATTTTTAGctaacatttctttttctgctaAAATCGATAAgacaacagagaaaagagagtggaattgtataaaaactatttatgcatatacattttctataaaaatgaataattcttAGAAAATATTTGATtctaatttgtttaattcaaattatACTATACATACAATTTACCTCTAAGTTTGCATCCCTGCAGGGAAAAATGATCTCTCTTATATTGTTTGTTGTTCtacaaaataatttcactaagataaaatgtatgttcAGACCACACAGACCACAGAGACATCAACTAAAAAacgtaaagaaaaaaatcaaatgaaagacCTGACTTGACAGTAGCAGACTTGAAGAACAATGAATTCAGGAAGAACAATGGCAAAAACCTGTTCAGaggatgtaaaagaaaaaagttcttgGAAAAACGTATCAATTATATGCAGGCATGGAATTCAATCAAGACATGGAATTACCAATTGTTATAGAAAGTTTATATCAAACTGAGGATGGGACACAAACATTTAAGCTGCTATTAACTTGATTATAAACATGATTAATCTCTTAATATACAATGATAAGATAACTTTTATTAAGTCTTTCATTTTTATCACATAATTAGCTTGGATttggaaaaaataatttgactGGTGAACCAAAATAACATTGTCCAATGCAGAAGAATTagcaaaagtattttttttttgtatatggaAAAATGTATCAGATAATGTGgtgatatattaaatataatataacaaagcatgaataaatatattatttcaagtttttttatttcaaatattattataagatATATTTAACATGCTAAGATCAATAGAAAATAGATACCTTCACTTTGTACGTTCATTTGTTTCAGTGTACAGGAAGTACATGCTTGGTTTAACCCTGATATAATTTGTAAACTCTTGTTCCCTCACAGGCTTCAGGAGAGCTACATAAGCTGTCAGCAGGCAAACAGTGTCCTTGAGAAAAAACTTCATTCTGTGGTGagacacacactcccacacacacacacacacacacacacacacacacaaacacacacacacacacacacacacacacacacacacacacacacacacacacacaaatgtctgTAGTAAATATGAATGTATTCTGTAATATAGCCAGTTGGAAAATACTACACTATAATATTACtatactactaccactactactactactactactactactagcaGTACTAACAATAACACAACTTTTAACATAAGTGTTTAGTGGTGGAAAATTGTATATGAAGAACTTAATGAAACTAAATCAACTTTGGGATGGTATGCCCACTCCACATTGCACTgggccacatcacaccacctctGTCATGTGGCAACACATGCTATGCAAGCAAGGAATATACACGGATGAAATACATACTCATGCTTATTTGTGTTTCTAGGTGGACAGCATGAACTCAGAGCAGAAGGATTATATTCACAGGATTTCAGAGCTGACCAAACAACCAGATACAGCAAAAAATACAGTTGTTTCACTGGAATCCATTAATGTGAGCACAAATATGTGATAAAATTTTGTTTAGCTAGTCTATTGATCCCTGTATAGATTGTGATAAAACCTGAGTAATACCATTATTGGTCTTTACCACTGGTTATTATTGATTTAAACATTCTCTTCTCGTCCACTTTCAGATTCCGTCCTTGATTAAAGAGCTTTCGGACAAGCATTTTGACTCTGAAGATATTGTGAATAGCTTCTTATTATCATCACATAGTCAACTGGACACAGACAAATCAGATAGAACCGTAGGACTCAGGGACAACCAATCATCTGCAAGGAAAAGGGATGATAGGGTATCTGATTGGTTACTCCCTGGGCAAGGAGATTCAGCTGACAGGCAGGAGCATGTGGCAGCATATTTGCCATGGGCAGAAAGTCAAGATCCCTGGGTTGGATTAGAGAAGACAGATGCAAATGACCTCTTACTTCCTAAGTCAGGGCATTCCAGTGTTCACTCTATTGCTGAAGACATTAACTCTGCCATCTACAGGAACATACCAGATGTAAAGGCAAATATCCCCAGGGGCCCAATGCAAGGCTTAGAGACAGAAATAAACTCAGTCAGCATGCTGGCCCATAGACCTGATAATGTTCTGTGTAATCAATACAGCCTGGAGAAGTAGGACAGGTTTTCACTTCACTCCTtgttgtgtgtacatatatatatatatatatatatatatatatatatatatatatatatatatatatatttatttactgctaGATCCagttgtgtgaaaaagtgtttgccccttcctgatttttatttttttgcatgtttgtcacactttaatgtttcagatcatcaaacacatttaaatattagtcagtgataacaagtaaacacaacatgcagcttttaaatgaaggttgttattattaagggaaaacaaaattctaacctacatggccctgtgtgaaaaagtgtttgcccctaaacttaataactagttgggccacccttagtgTTTGAGATAACTTGtgatgagtctgttacagcgctgtggaggaattttggtccactcaccTTTGCAGAATTTTTGTAATCAAGCCActttggagggttttcgagcatgaaacacctttttaaggtcatgccgcAGCATCTCAATAgaattcaggtcaggactttgactaggccactccaaagtcttcattttgtttttcttcagtcatTCAGAGGTGGAATTGAGAACCATATTCgtttcagcttgaggtcacgaacagatggccgcacattttctttcagtattttatggtagacagcagaattcatagttccatttatcacagcaagtcttccaggtcctgaagcagcaaaacagccccagaccacaCTActaccaccatattttactgttggcatgatgttctttttctgaaatgcagtgtaaCTTTTATAAGGAAAATTCATTTACCAGTCAAAGGACAGGCAGTTACAGAGAGATCGTGAGCACAGAGACTGGACCAGCGGGCATACAGAGGGGCTTTACACTGCTttatatacttaatttatgtTGGCCAATTTACCGAGCCTGAATGTACTGAAAACATTAAGATAAGGATTTTGTGTGCTTGCATTTTTAATCCCatttaacactattaatgttCTTCATCTGACAGGACCTTGAAACGTTTCAACTATTATTGGTTTTCTGGATTATGATTGACTTTACAAATTTGGTCTAAAAATGATTTTCTATACTGaatcataataattaaacaaaaaaatttaaaaggtACAGAAATGatcattaatatattttctagAAGATATTAAtcataaactgtaaaatgtttttttttttgtgtttagtgtttatttttctttcagtgcTTATTGCATGCCCAGTTgcttatctttttattttaaataaaaaagataaattatttacttaattattacttacttacttacatataaaaaatgcacaaaagtaacaaaaataaaataattgtagtGTAAGGGTATATAGTTGTAGCATAatagtatattttattatattttattatttcactaattagtataatagtataaatactagtaaatattaaaacattgtgttttcatattttcgGCATATTATTTTACCTTATAACCAGAGGTACTCAGAGTTGGTTTAAAGGTCTTTGAAGCATAGTTAGAGTGGAAATCTCAGGATTAAAGAAGTTTGattgctttaataaataggTATCTACAGTTAAAGGGGAAACTAGCTACAAAAGTCCTAAAAACCTTGATCTAGAgccaacttttatttatttttcctacaTTCCCTACATGGTTGGTTCATTGGGAGACCCTTAGAAGCCCTTTAAGGCTAAGATTTGTTAAGGCTAAAATCTCTGAGAAGCtccttttatttaatgtaataataataataataataataataataataataataataataataataataataataataataataataaataataaataaataaataaataaataaataaaagtgccCTGCGAtgcgttggcactccgtccagggtgtatcctgccttgatgcccgatgacgcctgagataggcacagggtcaccgtgacccgaggtagttcggataagcggtagaagatgaatgaatgaatgaataaataaaagataagctgactaaataaataaataattttacaacTTTGTTGTGTCTCTACAATGTGTCGCTCACCTGTAGTTATTCATATGTAATAGAATTCAGCTTCTCTTGTACTCTCATTCAATGGGACAAAAGCAATAAATTTATgtacaaaaacattaaagattATTCCGTCTTTCTTACATACTGACAACTTTGTTACAACGTTCTCCTCATTGTTCCATTCTCATCACTTCTGCCTTGCATAAGTATACCTCTGATCCAAAATGTACCTCATTTATCTCTTCCTCCTTCCCTCTGGCTTTGCAGATCAAGGGCAGGTTTATTTAGAGGACAATGGTCTGAATTGCTGTTGGCTATTCTAATTGGTCAGTTTAATAGGATCAGCTCTGTGCAGAAGAGATTATGACACCCAAGGCATAATTCTTCATATCATATTCCTGAGTCCTCATCAAAATGGCTGCAGAACTGTAGAAAGTGCTGTTTTCAGCCCTAAGTGAAGGACACTAAACAATCTTTGAAGGTAATCCAAAATCTTATGCGTTTTCTAAAAGAAACAAAGTAGCTCTGCGGCACTTGTGATTGATTtttaattgatattttttaCAGCAAAGCTTGGATTAATGGATTAAAGAACTTTTAAAACCGTAGCAAGGATGGAGTAATTGCCTTGAATTGGACCtattatattacttttttgtattttttttttactttaatagaTTTAAGGATTACTTTTGAATCAGACACTGTGGCAGATATTTATTCTTCAAAGTCCTAAATTGTTAATCTGGGCTTTCCCCTCATCCTCCATATCTAGCCTCAATATTTGTAATTtagttaaaatgattattaatgattatatgTAATAtgccaaatgccatgaatgtaatTATTTGCATAGAATTATTTCAATATTGACTTTGCAATTATTTGTCTGTCATCCTCCAATTCATTCCTattttcctcctctctttcctctttctaGTATGTCACTCCTCAAGATGAAATTTCCCTTCCAGAAGAGGGTACGTTTGGCCCAGGGACTTTGGCTGCTGTCATGGGTTGCTATGGTCTCTGGTGCCATCACCTTTGCCATGGGAGTCTTCCTCAAAACTGAACTTTTCCGCAGGGATGAGGTACTAAGCCTTTATTAACCTACTTCTAATGACAATACACAGTAAAACACCCATGTGGCAGCTTAGCTGTTTTGTATTTAATGTAGTTGTTATGttgagatttctttttttttaattattttatagacTATTTGTTTTACTGGTCAAATGCATCCTAGGGCATGACAAGTTACTTAATGTTTTAATAGGTTAATAATTTATTGTGTTCTGgtaaaaatgtatgaatttaaaatatatacattttaaatgttaaatgagtCCGGAATATATTACCTATAatttaaatgtacttttaagACATCAGTATTCTCTTATGTGCCTCTGTAAGCTGTTTGCAGCTTCATGTAGGATAAAATTCTTAAGTCACAGGGCTCATAGATAAGACTGTTCAAGGATACATGGCAAGTTCAGATCATCCCCTTATTGCGTATTGCTCACTTATTGCATTTTTGAAGCTTTGTGCATAAATTATTGATAAAAACAAACCACATTTTAGTGAACATCTTTGTAAACAAGAGGCAGGGTGTTCTTGTTTTTGTGCAGTACAACGACCACCCAAACTCATTATGACACCTATGGGATATATCATGTCTAAACCTGAAATGATAGAGCTGATTTGATGAGGTCAGCTTATCAGATGTGGCaccatttaaaacaataatgtagtacaataaatatatgctAATTATATAATAGCTTAATTcaagtgctgttgaattctctgatctgattgttcagaagacatattttctatttaaagtTTTGTATAAATGCTAAAATCGAGCTAAAAGAATATGACTTGTATAGTGGAGGCAATATAGATTAATAGATTAACTAAATTTGTTAATTTAACTAAATGGTAGGTAGCAGTGTAATGGTCAGTAAGTTTCCATCATAGAAAATATCAAGACaagctgtataaaaacaaagctACCTAGAGAATGACAAAACTACCTTGTCTTACAGAATGTTCTGCAACATAGTATGACAATAAATCATATGGGGGTTTGTTTGTGCCGGTAGGATGATCTTGGCTATTTGACAATTTGCATATCCATAATCTTTATATGTATAGTAAAAATAGCCAAACCTTGCTCATGATAAAGGAATAAGGAAACAAACCATTGTCACCAATTACCTCACGAAAATCATTTGCGTTGGTAACCATGTTATTGAGCTAGACCTTCTCATTCCTTGATTTGGCCTTGCTTAGTAAAACCTACTCctacctacacatacacatttcaaTACCCCACTGCTGCTACTATATAAGTTCTATATGTTTACAAttgttgcacaatgtactttataatacagtatgcacaccggccagtgctattttgtgtactttgtgtattttttcatgTAGTGTTTTCTATTGTCTGTCTGCACCGTCCTTGTCTCGCACTGTTGCCCTAGGCTGCacatgttgcactttatgtTTCTAATTCCTTAACTCcatgttgtttttgtcttgttttttgtagctttatgtcatttttgttgcaccatggtcctggagaaatgttgttttatttcactgtgtactgcgtcagctatatatgtatgaaatgacaacaaaagcttcttgactcctAACAATATTTCTTGGATAGAAATAATGTATTTCAGACGATGTACTTATAGCGGTAAACTTTTatgcataacatttttatttttctcattttccctTAAATTCTGATGTTTGTCTTGAAATTCATGTTGAGATACAAGATTGAAGGTCTAATCAATTGTTAAATGCACTGCATTATTTGAAGGTTTCCAAGTCTGAATCTATTTTATCTAACTTTTCATTCTCCCCTTACTTCCTAGGTGATGCACAACAATGACATCCATATTGTGCCCAACCTGCTCATAGTCGTGGGGTTGATGTCTGTGGGCATCAACATCTGTGCTGGTAAAGTGTGTCAGGACTCTCTGGATGCCTCGCGGTTCCCGCGCTGGAAAAACATCCTCACTCCTTtcttctgcctctctctcttctttactTCTCTCCTGCTGGTTGCTATGACACTGAGCTATGCCCTGCAGCCCAGCCTGGAGGAGTCTCTTAAAGTGGGATTGAAGAATGGCATCCGTTTCTATAAGGTGAAAGAATGTGCTTACACATGAATAAAGTTTTCCTATGACTTTTCTACTTATAGTAAAATCACACTCACATAAACCACCACTCAGTCATAGTATTGGTTGAATGATAGTAATAATCATTGTATCATATTATGTGCTCTATAGGTGAAAAATGGGtagttattatgtttattatatgtattctaaaaaaacatttacacaaatttaAAGTATAATGGCAATTTCTGTGTTGTGTGATATATGAGATGCCTGCTAATAATTAGGATGTACATTGAGCTTGATTCTATTTAAACATAATCAATGaccaaaataatttaaatccAAAATACCAAACTTATTGTAAGCGATCAGTAAGAGGGATTGTTACACATTAGTTTTCTGTACTGATTAACAATCAGACTTTCTCCAATAACTGTGTTCTTTAGTTCAAGACTAGGCTTAAAGCTTCATGCTCATTGTGCACAAGGTAAGTGTAAAATTGTACTCCATCACTCAGGACACAGACACTCCAGGCCGGTGCTTCCAGAAGGAGACCATTGACCGTCTGCAGATAGAGTTCCAGTGCTGTGGGAACACTAATTACAGGGACTGGTTTGAAGTGCAGTGGGTCAACAACCGCTACCTGGATTTCACTTCAAAAGAAGTGAAAGAGTGAgtaaaaagcagagagagagaaaaaaaaacagacctatTCATCCTTCCTCTTAGCACATTTTAAGGAATAAGGATTGTGTGAAAATGAAATTAACACCATGTGGTGTGAATTTGCTTCCTGTATTTCTTACAAACACTGTTGATAGTCCAAGATCCTTGCTTTTAATTTAATGAATGTGTGGAAACTGCGGATCACATGTCTCCACACGTGTGCATTCAACAATTCAAATCAATCACATTGAACCTTATGTGTGATCCGGGCAAATGACCTTGACCACACTGTGACCCAAGAAAATCTGCTTTAATTTGTAGTAATGCAAGAGAGTTATTTCAAATTTCcacacatttaattaaattttataaacatatagaaGAAAATTGCAAAAAGAGATCATGCACATATCTGACCAAactctgttttgtgtttcctgTGGTGCTTGGTCTCTTGTCTAGCCGTGTAAAGAGTAACGTGGATGGCCGTTTCCTAGTAGATGGAGTCCCTTTCAGCTGCTGTAATCCAGCTTCCCCCAGACCATGCATCCAGTACCAGCTCTTAGACAACACAGCTCATTACAACTACGAGTATCAAAGTGAGGAGCTGAATCTCTATAACCGTGGCTGCCGTCAGGCTCTGGTTAACTACTACATGGGTCTGATGAACTCGATTGGGCCTGGAGTACTGTGTGTATTTCTAATTCAGGTACAGTTGAGGAAaattactgtatgttaaaagtaataattatttgtaaactGAGTCACTGTTCACCACATCCATGCATGATCAGTTCACAATTGAGGCACTTCCAGTTTGCTGTTCTGTTTATGAGCTACAGTTACTCtgtaaatgaatcaaatgaaagtTTTATACAAAAAAGCTGTTGGCTCATGTACAGGTTTACTTTGCAGTACAAAGAACTGCACTAACAAGTCCATTATAACAGAAATTAGCATGAAAGTTTCTTATTAAATGCAATAGTACTGCCAGAGGAATTATTAAAACacgttgtatttatttatatattcctaACACAAATGTTCGCATAAATCCAatacttcttgacttgacttgacttgacatacatggctttaattcaattttttgtCATCAAGACACCTTAAACTATACTGCCAGCTAAACCAATGGCAAACAAAACGAGAAAAACATGCCAGATATGCTTATttaagactttatttatttatttatttatttatttatgttcctGAAAAccacatatttacatatataatattcagCTGAATGTTTACACCTTCGCATCAGAAACATGAAACcaacacaatatacagtatgttgcgAGTTAAGTTTCTAGATTTGGCTGTTTTTTCTTCACTATCAGTGTtgaaaatgttgt
The Tachysurus vachellii isolate PV-2020 chromosome 13, HZAU_Pvac_v1, whole genome shotgun sequence genome window above contains:
- the rom1b gene encoding rod outer segment membrane protein 1b, coding for MSLLKMKFPFQKRVRLAQGLWLLSWVAMVSGAITFAMGVFLKTELFRRDEVMHNNDIHIVPNLLIVVGLMSVGINICAGKVCQDSLDASRFPRWKNILTPFFCLSLFFTSLLLVAMTLSYALQPSLEESLKVGLKNGIRFYKDTDTPGRCFQKETIDRLQIEFQCCGNTNYRDWFEVQWVNNRYLDFTSKEVKDRVKSNVDGRFLVDGVPFSCCNPASPRPCIQYQLLDNTAHYNYEYQSEELNLYNRGCRQALVNYYMGLMNSIGPGVLCVFLIQMTVLTGLRYLQTSMAAVEGQENVEIETEGYILEKGMKETAKEFKEKVMKLFQQGQVEAAAPAAEPEATASAEKSDTGSS